The Camelina sativa cultivar DH55 chromosome 14, Cs, whole genome shotgun sequence genome includes a window with the following:
- the LOC104742554 gene encoding uncharacterized protein LOC104742554, with protein MSDPYESVKGGRLAFKGGDLATRKSIDKKKKKNKKKKQKKNKEKLEDGAEGELKMAPDAAGEDIYSIDAAKKKKYDDLFPVEAKKFGYIPKSNFESTEDALDDRVKKKADRYCK; from the coding sequence ATGTCAGATCCTTACGAGAGCGTGAAAGGTGGAAGACTAGCGTTCAAAGGAGGTGATCTAGCCACAAGGAAATCGAtcgataagaagaagaagaagaataagaagaagaagcagaagaagaacaaggagaagCTCGAGGACGGTGCTGAGGGAGAACTAAAGATGGCTCCCGACGCTGCTGGAGAGGATATTTACTCAATTGATGccgcgaagaagaagaagtacgaTGACCTTTTTCCTGTGGAGGCGAAGAAGTTCGGTTACATTCCGAAATCAAACTTCGAATCCACAGAAGATGCGCTTGACGACCGCGTCAAGAAGAAAGCTGATCGTTACTGTAAATAG